A genomic segment from Chitinophagaceae bacterium encodes:
- a CDS encoding porin family protein produces MKKKIFVLVLLIMYFTITVIAQTDKGNWLLGGSAGFSSSKQGEGKATSINFSPNAGYFFINNLAGGISFDLSNYKVKGSDGSTTDLSIGPFLRYYFLKLAQRAMLFGEGSFGFGSYKTTGTYGSTEKFTSWMLAAGPAFFLNEHTALELALYYNSLKYKGDSDALGTIGFLVGFQIHLNCKKNKAK; encoded by the coding sequence ATGAAAAAGAAAATCTTTGTACTGGTATTGTTGATTATGTACTTTACCATTACTGTAATTGCCCAAACGGATAAGGGAAACTGGCTTTTAGGAGGTAGCGCTGGTTTCAGTTCATCTAAGCAAGGAGAAGGAAAAGCTACCTCTATTAATTTTTCGCCAAACGCCGGCTATTTTTTTATTAATAACCTTGCTGGCGGTATTTCCTTTGATCTTTCAAACTATAAGGTTAAGGGTAGCGATGGATCTACAACCGATTTAAGTATAGGGCCATTTTTGAGGTATTATTTTTTAAAACTTGCTCAAAGAGCAATGCTCTTTGGCGAAGGCAGTTTTGGATTTGGGTCTTATAAAACTACCGGCACTTATGGCTCTACAGAAAAATTTACCAGCTGGATGTTGGCGGCTGGCCCGGCATTTTTTTTAAATGAACATACAGCATTAGAACTTGCATTGTATTATAATTCACTTAAATATAAAGGAGATTCGGATGCACTGGGAACAATAGGCTTTTTGGTTGGCTTTCAAATACATTTGAATTGCAAGAAAAATAAGGCAAAATAA
- the fusA gene encoding elongation factor G, whose amino-acid sequence MADLKFQRNFGIAAHIDAGKTTTTERILRYTGMIHKIGEVHDGAATTDWMEQEKERGITITSAAVSCKWNFPTEKGKATPGTKEYAFNIIDTPGHVDFTVEVERSMRVLDGLIALFSAVDGVEPQSETVWRQANRYHVPRIGFVNKMDRAGADFLNVVKQVREMLGSKAVPLQIPIGAEDNFKGVVDLIKMKGIIWHAETEGMTFDEIEIPADLLEEAKQLRAELVEAVAEYDDHLMEKFFDNPDTISEDEIHAAIRKATIDLSIVPMMCGSSFKNKGVQTALDAVCRYLPSPVDIEAVKGTDPDTGAELLRKPDAKEPFAALAFKIMTDPFVGRLAFFRCYSGHLDAGSYVLNVRSGKKERISRIMKMFANKQNPVDFIEAGDIGAAVGFKEIKTGDTLCDEDHPITLENMFIPEPVIAIAIEPKTQADVDKMGMAIAKLVEEDPTLRVNTDEDTGQTILRGMGELHLEIILDRMKREFKVEVNQGAPQVAYKEAFTKAIEHREILKKQTGGRGKFADIIFEIGPADAEWLKENEGKHFQFVNDLFGGSIPKEFVPAINKGFETSMTTGVLAAYPMESMKIRVYDGSYHDVDSDAMSFELCAKSGFREAGRKAKPVLLEPIMKVEVLTPDQYMGDVTGDLNRRRGMLEGMDSRNNLQVIKAKVPLSEMFGYVTQLRSLSSGRATSTMEFSHYHPAPNNIAEEVIAKQKGKQSIES is encoded by the coding sequence ATGGCTGATTTAAAATTTCAGAGAAACTTTGGTATTGCCGCTCATATTGATGCCGGTAAAACCACTACTACAGAGCGTATCCTGCGTTACACTGGTATGATCCACAAAATTGGTGAAGTACACGATGGCGCTGCTACTACCGACTGGATGGAGCAGGAAAAAGAAAGAGGGATTACGATTACTTCGGCAGCCGTAAGTTGCAAATGGAATTTCCCTACCGAAAAAGGTAAGGCAACCCCAGGTACCAAAGAATACGCTTTTAATATTATTGATACACCGGGCCACGTGGATTTTACCGTAGAGGTAGAACGATCCATGCGTGTGCTTGATGGATTGATTGCTTTATTTTCGGCAGTTGATGGGGTAGAACCACAATCGGAAACCGTATGGCGCCAGGCCAACCGTTACCATGTACCCCGTATTGGCTTTGTAAATAAAATGGACCGTGCCGGTGCCGATTTTTTAAATGTGGTAAAGCAAGTAAGAGAAATGCTGGGCTCTAAAGCGGTTCCTTTACAAATTCCTATAGGCGCAGAAGACAACTTTAAAGGTGTGGTTGACCTTATTAAAATGAAAGGGATTATATGGCATGCCGAAACCGAAGGAATGACTTTTGATGAAATTGAGATACCCGCCGATTTGCTGGAAGAAGCAAAACAATTGCGTGCAGAATTAGTAGAAGCCGTTGCTGAATATGACGACCATTTAATGGAGAAGTTTTTTGATAACCCCGATACGATTTCTGAAGATGAAATACATGCGGCAATACGCAAAGCAACTATTGATTTGAGCATTGTACCCATGATGTGTGGTTCATCTTTTAAAAACAAAGGTGTGCAAACAGCACTTGATGCCGTATGCCGATACCTGCCCAGCCCTGTAGATATTGAAGCGGTGAAAGGAACCGACCCGGATACTGGTGCAGAATTATTGCGTAAGCCCGATGCAAAAGAACCCTTTGCCGCTTTGGCTTTTAAAATTATGACCGATCCGTTTGTGGGCCGTTTGGCGTTTTTTAGGTGTTATAGCGGCCACTTAGATGCTGGTTCTTATGTGTTGAACGTAAGAAGCGGTAAGAAGGAACGCATCAGCCGCATTATGAAAATGTTTGCCAATAAGCAAAACCCTGTAGATTTTATTGAAGCAGGTGATATTGGTGCAGCAGTTGGTTTTAAAGAAATTAAAACCGGTGATACTTTATGCGATGAAGACCATCCAATTACTTTGGAAAACATGTTTATTCCTGAGCCGGTTATTGCGATTGCAATTGAACCAAAAACACAGGCAGACGTGGATAAAATGGGTATGGCCATTGCCAAACTTGTGGAAGAAGATCCTACACTTCGTGTAAATACCGATGAAGATACAGGCCAAACCATTTTGCGTGGAATGGGTGAACTTCACCTGGAAATTATACTTGACCGTATGAAGAGAGAGTTTAAAGTAGAAGTAAACCAGGGCGCACCGCAGGTGGCATATAAAGAAGCCTTTACCAAAGCAATTGAACACAGGGAAATATTGAAGAAACAAACCGGTGGCCGGGGTAAATTTGCCGACATTATTTTTGAAATTGGCCCTGCAGATGCAGAATGGCTTAAAGAAAACGAAGGCAAACATTTCCAATTTGTAAACGACCTTTTTGGTGGATCAATTCCAAAAGAGTTTGTACCGGCAATTAATAAAGGTTTTGAAACCTCAATGACTACGGGTGTGTTGGCTGCTTATCCCATGGAAAGTATGAAAATACGGGTGTATGATGGTAGCTACCATGATGTGGATTCTGACGCTATGAGTTTTGAATTGTGCGCCAAATCCGGTTTTCGTGAAGCCGGCCGCAAAGCAAAACCTGTATTACTGGAACCTATTATGAAAGTAGAAGTGCTTACACCGGACCAATACATGGGTGATGTAACTGGCGACCTTAACCGCCGCCGTGGAATGCTGGAAGGTATGGACAGCCGCAATAACCTGCAGGTTATTAAAGCTAAAGTTCCCCTGAGCGAAATGTTTGGATATGTAACACAGTTGCGTTCATTGTCATCTGGCCGTGCTACTTCTACAATGGAGTTCAGCCATTACCATCCTGCTCCAAATAATATTGCAGAAGAAGTAATAGCCAAGCAAAAAGGCAAGCAAAGCATAGAAAGCTAA